TGAGCGCCAAACCGTTGTGTGCGTGACAGCGCGCGCAGATCAGAGCGTACTTCTGCTCGGGCCCGGTCACAGTAGGATCGGCGCCGAGGATAGCATCGGCCAATTTGTCCAACCATGTCTTCTGCATCGGCACCATAGCTGCAGGTGGCGAGCGTCGAGGTGGTTGCACTGCATTTGCTTGCTGTCTCATGAACGCCATACGCTGAGCTTGGAGTGCTTGTGCTTCAGGTGTTGTTGGCGCGCGTTGAGGAGTTGCGTTTGCGGAAGAGTCCTCCTTGGAAGACGGTGAGCTTGACATGGATCTATTCGTTCCCTTTATCGGTGTCGAggcagcggaagcggaagcggaagcgcgAGCGTTGACGATAGTCGGTTTGGCACCTGCCTCATCGTACCTTTCGAGCAGTGTCCGCAGATGGTCGTACTTGGTAGCGCGTTTGATTTCGTCGATCTTTTCGCGCTTTTGCCTTTTCAGGTCGATCAAGTGCTTGTCCTCGGCGGCACCGATCCTCCTATACCACCACCTGACGATTCTTCTCGTCGAGAGGATCAGCACGGGGCTGCCTAACACTGGCAACCAGACGCTGAGCATTCTGGCGTTCTTCCATCCTACCTCTGCGTCCCAACCATGTgttcttggcagcgagaAAAGCCCCAAGAACCAGCACACCGATGTGTACATCGCCCACAGAACGAATGCCTGTAGGGTAAGTGTCACTGAAGCCCTTCGTTCGCGCAGCCGGATTTGAGTCAGTCGAGATTGAACCGTGTTGATCTCCCCTTCGAGACGAGACAGTACCGTTTCGTAGTCGGTTTCGCGGTTACTTCGCTTCCACGGTAGGAACGATCCGCTGACCAGCGCATTGAATACACCCATTGTGCTACGCTACTCCACTGAGACGGTACCTTTTTGAGAAGCTGCCTTAAGCTAAGACGAGACAGGAGCAACAGAAACGATGCGAacaacaaacacgaaacgtTCATCGTTGCAGTTGTAATCATGAATTGCTGTTTGCTGCGCCGATTATCTGGTTTTCTGGTTTTCTTTCCTTTTCGTGACATGGGATGCCACATTCACTACTTGTCGTGTGCCTTTTTGTGCGTGCgtgtcaatcgtgaatcgtgaattggacagtcgtgagtcgtgagtgtgacgCAATGCTGGCTCACCTCCAACGAAtaaaaaaggaaaaagaaaaagacAACGGAAAAGAATAAATCCACCGCTGTGAACGGCAGCGCGAAGACTTGTCGCCCTCCACGTCCTCAACCCAAcccagcagcaccacacTGCTCACAACCAGACAAACACAAGCAAATACTCAACATGAATGCGCATTCGGATAAAGGAAAAGCAAAGACGACTTGACTGCCGAAACGAGTCGAATATAGAGGTATACAAGGCACTCAAGCGTCAAAGACCGCCCTCACCAGACGCGATCGAGTCAGAGACTGCGACAAATAGCAACCTGGATGTGAGAGGGACCAAGCCGATGAGCGATGCGAAAGAGAGACGAGATTACGAGACAATGAGCAAACAAACAACGAGAAAAAAAAGACATGACTGGACAACTAATGGTACATCTTCACAGGGGAAGCGACAACGGCAGCAGAAGATCTACCCGGCCGTTAGAGGCAAATGTGGAGTGGAGCCGATTAGGAACGCTCGCCACGCAGACGGCGGGCAAGCGCGATATCCTTGGGCTGGATGGTCACACGCTTGGCATGAATGGCGGCCAAGTTGGTGTCCTCGAACAGGGAGACCAGGTAAGCCTGCAACAGGGAACGCATGGAAAAGAAAATGAGTCATACACGTGTCAGCGGCTCGTGAGTTAACCATTTCTGGAAAGGGACAAGTGCAACTCGTGAAAAAGCAACTTACCTCGGCAGCCTCCTGAAGAGCGCCAATGGCGGACGACTGGAATCGGAGATCAGTCTTAAAGTCTTGAGCAATCTCACGAACGAGACGCTGGAAGGGGAGTTTTCGGATGAGCAGCTCAGTCGACTTCTGGTAGCGACGAATCTCACGAAGAGCGACGGTACCAGGCTTGTAACGGTGTGGCTTCTTGACACCACCGGCAGCGGGGGCCGATTTACGGGCGGCTTTGGTGGCAAGCTGCTTACGGGGTGCTTTACCACCAGTGGACTTTCGGGCTGTCTGCTTAGTACGAGCCATCTTGCTGTAGACGTTGTGGTGGATGGATGATCGAGTCGGCCATGACAAGCGATagagatggcgatggcgataTGGGAAAGTAAGTGAAGGGTCGAGTGGTCAGATGACGAATGACGATGACCAAGTGTTGATGATGGCCAAGAGAgcggacgatgacgaggagagGCGAAAAGTGCCGAGTGGACAACGACAATGAAACGGTTGAATCCAACAGTGTTGAATCCAGCAGTTTGGGAGCGGGGATTCATGAGATTGCGGCGCAGAAAGCGGAATTTCGGATCCGAAGTTTAAAATGAAATATTAGTGACACCAAGAAagtggatggtgatgacgacgatatGGAGAAAAAGACGCGAcagtggcggtggcgacgatgatAAAGGGTTGATGGGGCAAGGGCACGAAAGCAGAGCAAAGTGAGGTAGGGCGAGATAGGGTGAGGTGTGGAGATGAAGGCCCACCAGAGCAGTACGGGAAATTCAACGAAAATGGAACGAGAAATTCGAACGCGCGTGTCGGGGATGGATGGGCGAGGCGGGTCGCGCGGTGTATCAGGTtggagccagagccagGATCAAAACAAGGCATCAAAGCACGCACATCAACGTCAACAACAGCATGTCGGCCAACAGAGCCGATCCAAACAGTCAAGGAAGCAGATAGCAAGAGACAGAGACAGAGACAGAGACAGAGACAGATAACGGGTCAGCAGCCTGTTCGGGAGTCGAATGAAAGAGCTCGTCTTTTATGGCGCTGAGCACGGCATACAAGCGATGGTCGAAAGATTGAGACGATGGTGGTACGTACGTTCAAATTTGCTTGAGTGGATGGTTGTGGAAGAGAAAGAGGGAGAAACGGTGTTGTGAGGGGGAAGGGGGTCTCTTTATACGTGATTTCGCGAGCAAAGGGTGAAACGGGCGCTGACCAGGGTGTTGGAACGGAAACGTAGGGCGTGGAATTGCGCAGCAGAGTGTAAAACGGAGAGACAACAAAAGGGTGGCGACGTGGCTGGGGCAGAACGACAGCCGGGGGGGAAAGAGGGGGATGAGGTGCGAAAAGCATGGTTTATTGGAGATTCGAAAGTTGAATCGACATGACGGAAACGAGGGGCGTCGAATAGGGGAGGGAGGATGCGTTACGGTCGGATCGATGTTGTGTGTTGTGAATATTGCTGGGATGGCTGGATGATGTGATGTGATGCGACGCGATGCGACTCAGAGCGCTCGCTGGGTTGATCGGTCGGTCAGCTGCGTGGATGAG
This Mycosarcoma maydis chromosome 11, whole genome shotgun sequence DNA region includes the following protein-coding sequences:
- a CDS encoding putative histone H3 yields the protein MARTKQTARKSTGGKAPRKQLATKAARKSAPAAGGVKKPHRYKPGTVALREIRRYQKSTELLIRKLPFQRLVREIAQDFKTDLRFQSSAIGALQEAAEAYLVSLFEDTNLAAIHAKRVTIQPKDIALARRLRGERS